In Synechococcus sp. KORDI-100, a single window of DNA contains:
- a CDS encoding Nif11-like leader peptide family natural product precursor: protein MSEEQLKTFLEKVKSDTSLQEKLKAATSPEAAVEIAKDAGFSITAEDIQSMQLESVELSDEELESAAGGGRNPGTNTIICTQYGQRGCGF, encoded by the coding sequence ATGTCAGAAGAGCAACTCAAAACCTTTCTAGAAAAGGTCAAAAGCGACACCAGCCTTCAGGAGAAGCTCAAGGCAGCAACGTCCCCTGAAGCTGCTGTTGAAATCGCCAAAGATGCAGGGTTTTCAATTACCGCAGAAGATATTCAATCAATGCAATTGGAATCGGTAGAATTGTCAGACGAGGAGCTGGAAAGCGCAGCTGGCGGTGGCCGAAATCCAGGTACAAACACCATTATTTGCACACAGTACGGTCAAAGAGGCTGTGGGTTTTGA